A single genomic interval of Musa acuminata AAA Group cultivar baxijiao chromosome BXJ3-4, Cavendish_Baxijiao_AAA, whole genome shotgun sequence harbors:
- the LOC135635752 gene encoding transcription factor JUNGBRUNNEN 1-like: MRTLIQKKEKGGEKIVMEEMVNKREEEDDVVLPGFRFHPTDEELVGFYLRRKVEKKTPSIDIIKEMDIYKHDPWDLPRVVTAGDESSYFFCRRGRKYRNSIRPNRVTGSGFWKATGIDKPINSSGDCVGLKKSLVYYRGSAGKGTKTDWMMHEFRLPSGDSSIADDTRSTQEAEIWTICRIFKRSASYRKQSSKWKASSTHKRAPADSSCVTSSFECDNGSDYRCCASSGYSCSQEHNQVHGWQCNSISQPPSLYSNVVQSPSTNEFFRDGDCWDELGTMIEFMADQSLPMSVDTVGGMYHAY, translated from the exons atgagaacactcattcagaagaaagagaagggaggagagaagatagtgatggaggagatggtgaacaagagggaggaggaggatgatgtgGTGCTTCCCGGATTCCGATTCCACCCCACCGACGAAGAGCTCGTCGGGTTTTATCTCCGCCGGAAGGTGGAGAAGAAGACTCCCAGCATCGATATCATCAAAGAGATGGACATCTACAAGCATGATCCATGGGATCTACCAA GAGTCGTCACTGCCGGAGACGAGTCGTCCTACTTCTTCTGCCGTCGAGGGAGGAAGTACAGGAACAGCATAAGGCCGAACCGGGTGACCGGGTCCGGTTTCTGGAAGGCCACCGGCATCGATAAGCCGATCAACTCCTCAGGCGACTGCGTCGGCCTGAAGAAGTCGCTGGTGTACTACCGAGGGAGCGCCGGGAAGGGAACCAAGACAGACTGGATGATGCACGAGTTCCGCCTCCCCTCCGGTGACAGCAGCATCGCCGACGACACCAGAAGCACGCAGGAAGCT GAGATCTGGACCATCTGCCGAATCTTCAAGAGGAGCGCCTCCTACAGAAAGCAATCGAGCAAATGGAAGGCATCATCAACCCACAAGCGAGCTCCAGCTGACTCGAGCTGCGTAACCAGCAGCTTCGAGTGCGACAACGGAAGCGACTACAGGTGCTGCGCCTCCTCAGGCTACTCTTGCTCTCAGGAGCACAACCAGGTGCATGGATGGCAGTGCAACTCGATCAGCCAACCTCCATCGCTGTACTCCAACGTGGTTCAGAGTCCAAGCACGAATGAGTTCTTCAGAGATGGCGACTGCTGGGATGAGCTTGGAACGATGATTGAGTTCATGGCAGACCAAAGCCTCCCTATGAGTGTGGAT
- the LOC135635362 gene encoding trihelix transcription factor ASR3-like produces MEKNALVGVGEEEEEHEDRCREYRKGNWSLTETMVLIEAKKMDYERRAQRLKELPRGSSGIGSSRPQEMRWKWVEDCCWRHGCYRSQNQCNDRWDNLMRDYKKVRTYELSLSAGGNPGLSYWKLERHERKEKNLPSNLLPEIYEALTEVVQRRAMVEKASGGGACVAAARPVQEERQLGGASASMQHGSPGAGSQAPEPPMIAPPLPPYPPPHSRPMATIDSEDSQHSVSPERKRKRGGGGGSSSSRSNTMELSSAISKCASIIAEALQAGEQKEETRHKDLVSIEERKAKLEESKSEMSSQSMDGLASAINKLASSILGLATDRMQKLQK; encoded by the exons ATGGAGAAGAATGCGTTGGTCGGggtgggagaagaagaagaagaacatgaaGACAGATGTAGGGAGTACAGAAAAGGGAACTGGAGTCTTACTGAGACCATGGTTCTGATCGAGGCGAAGAAGATGGATTACGAGAGGAGGGCGCAGAGGTTGAAGGAgttgccgcggggcagcagcggcaTCGGCAGTAGCAGGCCACAAGAGATGAGGTGGAAGTGGGTGGAAGACTGTTGCTGGCGACATGGGTGCTACAGGAGCCAAAACCAGTGCAATGACCGGTGGGATAATCTCATGAGGGATTACAAGAAGGTCAGAACATATGAGCTGAGCTTGAGCGCCGGAGGAAACCCAGGTTTATCTTACTGGAAGCTCGAGAGGcatgagaggaaggagaagaacctGCCCTCCAATCTCTTGCCTGAGATATACGAAGCCTTAACCGAGGTCGTGCAGAGGAGAGCCATGGTGGAGAAGGCGAGTGGTGGTGGTGCATGTGTGGCCGCCGCGAGGCCAGTGCAAGAGGAGAGGCAACTCGGGGGCGCCTCAGCTTCGATGCAGCACGGCAGCCCAGGTGCAGGATCACAAGCTCCGGAACCGCCAATGATTGCGCCGCCCCTTCCTCCTTATCCTCCGCCACATTCTCGACCAATGGCCACCATAG ATTCCGAAGACAGTCAGCATTCAGTATCACCAGAGAGGAAGAgaaaacgaggaggaggaggaggcagcagcagcagcagaagcaacaCCATGGAGCTGAGTTCTGCGATCTCGAAATGTGCTTCGATCATAGCAGAGGCGCTGCAAGCAGGAGAGCAGAAGGAGGAGACCAGGCACAAAGATCTGGTGAGCATAGAGGAGAGGAAGGCCAAACTGGAGGAGTCAAAGTCAGAGATGAGCAGCCAGTCCATGGATGGCCTGGCTTCTGCCATCAACAAGCTTGCCAGCTCAATCCTTGGTTTGGCCACTGACAGGATGCAGAAGCTCCAGAAATAA
- the LOC135635800 gene encoding uncharacterized protein LOC135635800 isoform X5: protein MYLCPCWHLYVQDVCNSQAYDATHMISSLYYKGYASLTKIQSIEWNNRGMSSAHAIFITVMSLYLVFFSDLFSDRTEGLVIFRSSSLSIFTLGVSVGYFVSDLAMIFWLYPSLGGIEYVLHHLLSATAISYTMFSGEGQLYTYMVLISETTTPGINLRWFLDTAGMKKSSAYLVNGVMMFIAWLVARILLFIYLFYYIYLYYDQADAHVRLPSYFAGTRSTIYHEHHVVYKDSKGTQKDTSQAAMIVDVHKFPV, encoded by the exons ATGTACCTCTGTCCTTGTTGGCATTTATATGTGCAAGATG TCTGCAATTCTCAGGCATATGATGCTACCCATATGATTAGTTCTCTTTACTATAAGGGATATGCTTCCCTCACAAAGATCCAAAGTATCGAGTGGAATAATAG GGGAATGTCAAGTGCCCATGCGATTTTTATCACGGTGATGTCATTATATTTAGTATTCTTCTCAGATCTTTTCTCAGATCGCACTGAAGGGCTAGTTATATTCCGGAGTTCAAGTTTATCTATATTTACATTAGGG GTTTCTGTTGGATACTTCGTGTCGGACCTTGCAATGATCTTTTGGCTATATCCTTCCCTTGGTGGAATTGAATAT GTTCTCCATCATCTGCTATCTGCAACAGCAATTTCTTACACTATGTTTTCCGGGGAAGGGCAGCTGTACACATACATGGTCCTTATTTCTGAGACCACAACTCCTGGAATAAATTTACGATG GTTCCTTGACACTGCTGGAATGAAAAAATCTAGCGCATATCTAGTTAATGGTGTCATGATGTTTATTGCATGGCTG GTGGCAAGAATATTGTTGTTCATCTACTTGTTCTACTACATCTATTTGTATTATGATCAG GCAGATGCACACGTTAGGCTACCTTCTTACTTTGCTGGTACCCGCAGCACTATTTATCATGAACATCATGTGGTTTACAAAGATTCTAAGGGGACTCAGAAAGACACTAGCCAAGCGGCAATGATAGTTGATGTCCATAAATTTCCTGTATAA
- the LOC135635800 gene encoding uncharacterized protein LOC135635800 isoform X3 translates to MAEKSYIYQAGWLVRNYLLADHLVACTSVLVGIYMCKMAYDATHMISSLYYKGYASLTKIQSIEWNNRGMSSAHAIFITVMSLYLVFFSDLFSDRTEGLVIFRSSSLSIFTLGVSVGYFVSDLAMIFWLYPSLGGIEYVLHHLLSATAISYTMFSGEGQLYTYMVLISETTTPGINLRWFLDTAGMKKSSAYLVNGVMMFIAWLVARILLFIYLFYYIYLYYDQADAHVRLPSYFAGTRSTIYHEHHVVYKDSKGTQKDTSQAAMIVDVHKFPV, encoded by the exons ATGGCAGAGAAGTCATACATCTACCAGGCTGGGTGGCTGGTCAGAAATTACTTGCTAGCAGATCATCTTGTTGCATGTACCTCTGTCCTTGTTGGCATTTATATGTGCAAGATG GCATATGATGCTACCCATATGATTAGTTCTCTTTACTATAAGGGATATGCTTCCCTCACAAAGATCCAAAGTATCGAGTGGAATAATAG GGGAATGTCAAGTGCCCATGCGATTTTTATCACGGTGATGTCATTATATTTAGTATTCTTCTCAGATCTTTTCTCAGATCGCACTGAAGGGCTAGTTATATTCCGGAGTTCAAGTTTATCTATATTTACATTAGGG GTTTCTGTTGGATACTTCGTGTCGGACCTTGCAATGATCTTTTGGCTATATCCTTCCCTTGGTGGAATTGAATAT GTTCTCCATCATCTGCTATCTGCAACAGCAATTTCTTACACTATGTTTTCCGGGGAAGGGCAGCTGTACACATACATGGTCCTTATTTCTGAGACCACAACTCCTGGAATAAATTTACGATG GTTCCTTGACACTGCTGGAATGAAAAAATCTAGCGCATATCTAGTTAATGGTGTCATGATGTTTATTGCATGGCTG GTGGCAAGAATATTGTTGTTCATCTACTTGTTCTACTACATCTATTTGTATTATGATCAG GCAGATGCACACGTTAGGCTACCTTCTTACTTTGCTGGTACCCGCAGCACTATTTATCATGAACATCATGTGGTTTACAAAGATTCTAAGGGGACTCAGAAAGACACTAGCCAAGCGGCAATGATAGTTGATGTCCATAAATTTCCTGTATAA
- the LOC135635800 gene encoding uncharacterized protein LOC135635800 isoform X1 has protein sequence MQVSKTQVMAEKSYIYQAGWLVRNYLLADHLVACTSVLVGIYMCKMAYDATHMISSLYYKGYASLTKIQSIEWNNRGMSSAHAIFITVMSLYLVFFSDLFSDRTEGLVIFRSSSLSIFTLGVSVGYFVSDLAMIFWLYPSLGGIEYVLHHLLSATAISYTMFSGEGQLYTYMVLISETTTPGINLRWFLDTAGMKKSSAYLVNGVMMFIAWLVARILLFIYLFYYIYLYYDQADAHVRLPSYFAGTRSTIYHEHHVVYKDSKGTQKDTSQAAMIVDVHKFPV, from the exons ATGCAGGTTTCTAAGACTCAGGTAATGGCAGAGAAGTCATACATCTACCAGGCTGGGTGGCTGGTCAGAAATTACTTGCTAGCAGATCATCTTGTTGCATGTACCTCTGTCCTTGTTGGCATTTATATGTGCAAGATG GCATATGATGCTACCCATATGATTAGTTCTCTTTACTATAAGGGATATGCTTCCCTCACAAAGATCCAAAGTATCGAGTGGAATAATAG GGGAATGTCAAGTGCCCATGCGATTTTTATCACGGTGATGTCATTATATTTAGTATTCTTCTCAGATCTTTTCTCAGATCGCACTGAAGGGCTAGTTATATTCCGGAGTTCAAGTTTATCTATATTTACATTAGGG GTTTCTGTTGGATACTTCGTGTCGGACCTTGCAATGATCTTTTGGCTATATCCTTCCCTTGGTGGAATTGAATAT GTTCTCCATCATCTGCTATCTGCAACAGCAATTTCTTACACTATGTTTTCCGGGGAAGGGCAGCTGTACACATACATGGTCCTTATTTCTGAGACCACAACTCCTGGAATAAATTTACGATG GTTCCTTGACACTGCTGGAATGAAAAAATCTAGCGCATATCTAGTTAATGGTGTCATGATGTTTATTGCATGGCTG GTGGCAAGAATATTGTTGTTCATCTACTTGTTCTACTACATCTATTTGTATTATGATCAG GCAGATGCACACGTTAGGCTACCTTCTTACTTTGCTGGTACCCGCAGCACTATTTATCATGAACATCATGTGGTTTACAAAGATTCTAAGGGGACTCAGAAAGACACTAGCCAAGCGGCAATGATAGTTGATGTCCATAAATTTCCTGTATAA
- the LOC135635800 gene encoding uncharacterized protein LOC135635800 isoform X2 gives MQVSKTQVMAEKSYIYQAGWLVRNYLLADHLVACTSVLVGIYMCKMAYDATHMISSLYYKGYASLTKIQSIEWNNRGMSSAHAIFITVMSLYLVFFSDLFSDRTEGLVIFRSSSLSIFTLGVSVGYFVSDLAMIFWLYPSLGGIEYVLHHLLSATAISYTMFSGEGQLYTYMVLISETTTPGINLRWFLDTAGMKKSSAYLVNGVMMFIAWLVARILLFIYLFYYIYLYYDQIRQMHTLGYLLTLLVPAALFIMNIMWFTKILRGLRKTLAKRQ, from the exons ATGCAGGTTTCTAAGACTCAGGTAATGGCAGAGAAGTCATACATCTACCAGGCTGGGTGGCTGGTCAGAAATTACTTGCTAGCAGATCATCTTGTTGCATGTACCTCTGTCCTTGTTGGCATTTATATGTGCAAGATG GCATATGATGCTACCCATATGATTAGTTCTCTTTACTATAAGGGATATGCTTCCCTCACAAAGATCCAAAGTATCGAGTGGAATAATAG GGGAATGTCAAGTGCCCATGCGATTTTTATCACGGTGATGTCATTATATTTAGTATTCTTCTCAGATCTTTTCTCAGATCGCACTGAAGGGCTAGTTATATTCCGGAGTTCAAGTTTATCTATATTTACATTAGGG GTTTCTGTTGGATACTTCGTGTCGGACCTTGCAATGATCTTTTGGCTATATCCTTCCCTTGGTGGAATTGAATAT GTTCTCCATCATCTGCTATCTGCAACAGCAATTTCTTACACTATGTTTTCCGGGGAAGGGCAGCTGTACACATACATGGTCCTTATTTCTGAGACCACAACTCCTGGAATAAATTTACGATG GTTCCTTGACACTGCTGGAATGAAAAAATCTAGCGCATATCTAGTTAATGGTGTCATGATGTTTATTGCATGGCTG GTGGCAAGAATATTGTTGTTCATCTACTTGTTCTACTACATCTATTTGTATTATGATCAG ATCAGGCAGATGCACACGTTAGGCTACCTTCTTACTTTGCTGGTACCCGCAGCACTATTTATCATGAACATCATGTGGTTTACAAAGATTCTAAGGGGACTCAGAAAGACACTAGCCAAGCGGCAATGA
- the LOC135635800 gene encoding uncharacterized protein LOC135635800 isoform X4: MAEKSYIYQAGWLVRNYLLADHLVACTSVLVGIYMCKMAYDATHMISSLYYKGYASLTKIQSIEWNNRGMSSAHAIFITVMSLYLVFFSDLFSDRTEGLVIFRSSSLSIFTLGVSVGYFVSDLAMIFWLYPSLGGIEYVLHHLLSATAISYTMFSGEGQLYTYMVLISETTTPGINLRWFLDTAGMKKSSAYLVNGVMMFIAWLVARILLFIYLFYYIYLYYDQIRQMHTLGYLLTLLVPAALFIMNIMWFTKILRGLRKTLAKRQ, from the exons ATGGCAGAGAAGTCATACATCTACCAGGCTGGGTGGCTGGTCAGAAATTACTTGCTAGCAGATCATCTTGTTGCATGTACCTCTGTCCTTGTTGGCATTTATATGTGCAAGATG GCATATGATGCTACCCATATGATTAGTTCTCTTTACTATAAGGGATATGCTTCCCTCACAAAGATCCAAAGTATCGAGTGGAATAATAG GGGAATGTCAAGTGCCCATGCGATTTTTATCACGGTGATGTCATTATATTTAGTATTCTTCTCAGATCTTTTCTCAGATCGCACTGAAGGGCTAGTTATATTCCGGAGTTCAAGTTTATCTATATTTACATTAGGG GTTTCTGTTGGATACTTCGTGTCGGACCTTGCAATGATCTTTTGGCTATATCCTTCCCTTGGTGGAATTGAATAT GTTCTCCATCATCTGCTATCTGCAACAGCAATTTCTTACACTATGTTTTCCGGGGAAGGGCAGCTGTACACATACATGGTCCTTATTTCTGAGACCACAACTCCTGGAATAAATTTACGATG GTTCCTTGACACTGCTGGAATGAAAAAATCTAGCGCATATCTAGTTAATGGTGTCATGATGTTTATTGCATGGCTG GTGGCAAGAATATTGTTGTTCATCTACTTGTTCTACTACATCTATTTGTATTATGATCAG ATCAGGCAGATGCACACGTTAGGCTACCTTCTTACTTTGCTGGTACCCGCAGCACTATTTATCATGAACATCATGTGGTTTACAAAGATTCTAAGGGGACTCAGAAAGACACTAGCCAAGCGGCAATGA
- the NPR1C gene encoding BTB/POZ domain and ankyrin repeat-containing protein NPR2: protein MPNLTEPSSSISFASSSYLSNGSSAYHVPGGTAPSPSPPPAAPEGGTNLEVLSLSKLSSNLERLLLDTEFDCTDAEIAVEGAPVGIHRCILAARSRFFRDLFSREGSGGNRQEGKPRYVMNELVPGGRIGREAFMVFLSYLYTGKLRAAPQDVSICVDRFCAHDACRPAIGFAVELLYASSVFQIAELVSLLQRRLLNFVDKAMVEDVIPILQVASHSKLNQLLSHCVQRVARSDLDDIALEKELPQEVAEEIRLLHRESQPKESTATVDPMLEKRIKRIHRALDSDDVELVKLLLSESGVTLDDAYALHYAAAYSDSKVVAELLDLGSANVNLKNDRGYTPLHLAAMRREPAVIVSLLTKGASALETTADGQNAVRICRRLTRAKDYFTRTEQGQESNKNKICIDILEREIMRNPLAAEDSATSPLLADDLHMKLLYLENRVAFARLFFPAEAKLAMEIAHANTTSEFTGIAKSRSSSNLRDVDLNETPVVQNKRLRSRVDALSKTVELGRRYFPHCSQVLDKFLEDDLPDVFYLQKGTPDEQKVKKLRFCELKEDVRKAFSKDKAGSLLSGLSSSSSSSSPKSEEKHHTFARN, encoded by the exons ATGCCTAATCTCACGGAGCCTTCGTCTTCCATAAGCTTTGCCTCTTCCTCCTACCTCTCCAATGGCTCGAGTGCCTACCATGTTCCGGGTGGCACCGCGCCTAGCCCCTCGCCTCCTCCCGCGGCGCCGGAGGGTGGGACCAACCTCGAGGTCCTGAGCCTCAGCAAGCTGAGCTCTAATCTCGAGCGCCTCCTCCTCGACACCGAGTTTGACTGCACTGACGCCGAGATCGCAGTGGAAGGGGCTCCTGTCGGCATCCACCGCTGCATCCTGGCCGCAAGGAGCCGGTTCTTCCGTGACCTCTTCTCCCGAGAAGGAAGCGGAGGGAATCGACAGGAGGGGAAGCCCAGGTACGTCATGAACGAGCTGGTCCCCGGTGGTCGGATCGGCCGGGAGGCCTTCATGGTCTTCTTGAGCTATCTCTACACGGGCAAGCTCAGAGCGGCCCCGCAGGATGTGTCGATATGCGTTGACAGGTTCTGCGCGCATGACGCTTGCCGGCCAGCCATTGGCTTCGCCGTCGAGCTCTTGTACGCATCTTCTGTCTTTCAGATCGCGGAGCTCGTCTCACTTTTACAG CGTCGACTTCTGAATTTTGTTGATAAAGCTATGGTGGAAGATGTCATTCCTATCCTTCAGGTTGCCTCCCACTCGAAGCTTAACCAGTTGCTCTCTCACTGTGTCCAAAGAGTAGCTAGGTCGGATCTTGATGATATTGCTCTTGAGAAGGAGCTCCCGCAAGAAGTAGCTGAAGAAATTAGATTATTGCATCGCGAATCTCAGCCTAAGGAATCTACTGCCACCGTGGACCCCATGCTTGAGAAGAGAATTAAAAGAATCCACAGAGCTCTGGACTCTGATGATGTTGAACTGGTAAAGTTGCTTTTGAGTGAGTCTGGGGTTACTCTAGATGATGCCTATGCTCTACATTATGCGGCTGCTTACTCTGATTCTAAAGTTGTCGCTGAGTTGTTAGACCTTGGGTCAGCCAATGTGAATTTAAAGAATGATAGAGGATACACACCACTTCATTTGGCTGCCATGAGAAGAGAGCCAGCAGTGATTGTGTCACTTCTCACAAAAGGTGCCTCAGCATTAGAAACAACAGCTGATGGCCAAAATGCTGTTAGAATATGTAGGAGACTAACTAGGGCGAAAGATTATTTTACAAGAACAGAGCAGGGTCAAGAATCAAATAAAAACAAGATTTGCATTGATATTCTGGAGAGAGAGATTATGAGGAATCCCTTGGCTGCAGAAGACTCTGCTACATCACCATTGTTGGCTGATGATCTACACATGAAGCTTCTTTACCTGGAAAATAGAG TTGCATTTGCAAGATTATTCTTCCCTGCTGAAGCTAAGTTAGCCATGGAAATAGCACACGCCAACACAACTTCTGAATTTACTGGTATTGCCAAATCTAGAAGCTCCAGTAACCTGAGGGATGTTGACCTGAACGAAACACCCGTAGTGCAAAATAAGAGGCTTCGATCAAGGGTAGATGCCTTGTCGAAAACAG TGGAATTGGGCCGGCGATATTTTCCTCACTGTTCACAAGTGTTGGATAAGTTCCTGGAGGATGACTTGCCCGATGTGTTCTACCTCCAGAAGGGCACCCCCGATGAGCAGAAGGTCAAAAAGTTGCGTTTCTGTGAGCTCAAAGAGGATGTTAGGAAGGCGTTCAGCAAGGACAAGGCCGGAAGCTTGCTCTCGGGGCTGTCATCATCCTCATCCTCGTCGTCGCCTAAAAGTGAAGAAAAGCATCACACATTTGCAAGAAATTGA